Proteins encoded together in one Bradyrhizobium sp. PSBB068 window:
- a CDS encoding ABC transporter substrate-binding protein, with protein MIATRLAMFGTLAAALLASSAVSAQVSDDIVKIGVLTDMNGPASTPTGQGSVTAAQMAVDDFGGTVLGKPVTVIVGDHQLKPDIGATIARRWYDVDQVDLIVDVPVSAVGLAVQNIANEKKKLFITHSTGATDFHGKFCSPYAMQWVFDTRALAVGTAQEVVKRGGDSWFFITDDYAFGHSLEKDASAVVTRNGGKVLGAVRPPFATPDLSSFILQAQASKAKIIGIAGGPPNNTNEIKTAAEFGVFAGGQQMAALLALITDIHSIGLSAAQGLLLTTSFYWDMDDKTREWSKRYFAKMNRMPTMWQAGVYSSVTAYLNAIKETGTDDPLKVAAKMREKPVEDFFARNGRLREDNLMVHDLWLVQVKTPAESKYPWDYYKILAKISGEDAFGPPDPACAMAKK; from the coding sequence ATGATCGCGACCAGACTAGCCATGTTCGGGACGCTCGCAGCCGCGCTGCTGGCTTCCTCGGCCGTATCGGCGCAGGTATCCGACGACATCGTCAAGATCGGCGTACTGACCGACATGAACGGCCCGGCTTCGACGCCGACCGGACAGGGCTCGGTCACCGCCGCACAGATGGCGGTGGACGATTTCGGCGGCACCGTGCTCGGCAAGCCTGTTACGGTGATCGTCGGCGATCACCAGCTCAAGCCCGATATCGGCGCGACCATCGCGCGGCGCTGGTACGACGTCGATCAGGTCGACCTCATCGTCGACGTGCCGGTGTCGGCGGTCGGGCTTGCGGTGCAGAACATCGCCAACGAGAAGAAGAAGCTGTTCATCACGCACTCGACCGGCGCGACCGACTTCCACGGCAAGTTCTGCTCGCCCTATGCGATGCAGTGGGTGTTCGACACCCGTGCGCTCGCGGTCGGCACCGCGCAGGAAGTCGTGAAGCGGGGCGGCGACAGCTGGTTCTTCATCACCGACGACTACGCGTTCGGCCATTCGCTGGAGAAGGATGCCTCCGCCGTCGTGACCAGGAACGGCGGCAAGGTGCTCGGCGCAGTGCGGCCGCCGTTCGCGACGCCTGACCTGTCGTCCTTCATCCTGCAGGCGCAGGCCTCCAAGGCCAAGATCATCGGCATCGCCGGCGGGCCGCCGAACAACACCAACGAGATCAAGACCGCCGCCGAGTTCGGTGTCTTCGCCGGCGGCCAGCAGATGGCCGCGCTGCTGGCGCTGATCACCGACATCCATTCGATCGGCCTGTCGGCCGCGCAGGGCCTGCTGCTGACCACGTCGTTCTACTGGGACATGGACGACAAGACCCGCGAATGGTCGAAGCGCTATTTCGCCAAGATGAACCGGATGCCGACGATGTGGCAGGCCGGCGTCTATTCCTCGGTGACCGCCTATCTGAACGCGATCAAGGAGACCGGCACCGACGATCCGCTCAAGGTCGCGGCCAAGATGCGCGAGAAGCCGGTGGAGGATTTCTTCGCCCGCAACGGCAGGCTGCGCGAGGACAATCTGATGGTGCACGACCTCTGGCTGGTTCAGGTCAAGACACCGGCGGAGTCGAAATATCCATGGGATTATTACAAGATCCTGGCCAAGATCTCGGGCGAGGACGCATTCGGGCCGCCGGATCCGGCCTGTGCGATGGCAAAGAAGTGA
- a CDS encoding TAXI family TRAP transporter solute-binding subunit → MKFAVMICAGALLAGGAAAQEGGKTISKTTISFATATPGGGFPLYGNALAEVMNAADPTLSIEPRNTKGSSENIPLLEADSVDIATVAGEPAYEAFMGIGRPKATKLRILTAMYSAPGMFVVRADSPYRTIQDLVGKSVAFGAKGSGIPILSRYILDGIGLKQDEDFKSVYLDRAGDGPAMLEDGRVAALWGAGIGWPSFTKLAESATGARFIAPTADEIARVRAKHSFLKPLTIPAGSYPKQNEPIVSIGSWSYILVRDSLPDDVAYRLAKTLHGAEADFCKKLVQACETTAANTVAAAPDPNLIHPGVLRYFREIGVAR, encoded by the coding sequence ATGAAATTCGCTGTTATGATCTGCGCCGGCGCGCTGCTGGCGGGCGGCGCGGCGGCGCAAGAGGGGGGCAAGACCATTTCCAAAACTACGATCAGTTTCGCCACGGCGACGCCGGGCGGCGGCTTTCCGCTCTATGGCAACGCCCTCGCCGAGGTGATGAACGCGGCCGATCCGACACTGTCGATCGAACCGCGCAACACCAAGGGCTCCAGCGAGAACATTCCGCTGCTCGAGGCCGACAGCGTCGACATCGCAACCGTTGCCGGCGAGCCGGCCTACGAGGCCTTCATGGGCATCGGCCGGCCGAAGGCGACGAAACTCAGGATCCTCACCGCGATGTATTCGGCCCCCGGCATGTTCGTGGTGCGCGCCGACAGCCCGTACCGGACGATCCAGGATCTGGTCGGAAAATCGGTTGCGTTCGGCGCCAAGGGGTCCGGCATTCCGATCCTGTCGCGCTACATCCTCGACGGCATCGGGCTGAAGCAGGACGAGGATTTCAAATCGGTCTATCTCGATCGCGCCGGCGATGGCCCCGCGATGCTGGAAGATGGCCGCGTCGCCGCGCTGTGGGGCGCCGGAATCGGCTGGCCGAGTTTCACCAAGCTCGCCGAAAGCGCGACGGGAGCGCGGTTCATTGCGCCGACCGCGGACGAGATCGCGCGCGTCCGCGCCAAGCACAGTTTCCTCAAGCCGCTGACGATCCCCGCCGGCAGCTATCCGAAGCAGAACGAGCCGATCGTTTCGATCGGCTCCTGGAGCTACATCCTGGTGCGCGACAGCTTGCCCGACGACGTCGCCTATCGGCTGGCGAAGACGTTGCATGGCGCCGAGGCTGATTTCTGCAAGAAGCTCGTCCAGGCCTGCGAGACCACCGCGGCGAACACCGTCGCCGCGGCGCCCGATCCCAACCTGATCCACCCCGGCGTGCTGAGATATTTCCGCGAGATCGGGGTGGCGCGCTAG
- a CDS encoding tripartite tricarboxylate transporter substrate binding protein, translated as MIRFARAALLGLACCLASLSPSTASDYPNRPVRWLIGFAAGGPVDIVARIMSQWLSDRLGQQFVVENRAGSGGNIAAAAAINSPADGYTLLFVAPNNAISASLYKKLPYDFLRDTTPVASIMQLTNMLVVSNAMPVKTVQEFIDYCRANPGKIAYASSGNGTSVHMSAELFKAMTKCDMQHVPYRGSAIAFPDIISNKVQLIFDNLPSALEQSRGGSVRALGVTSPTRWPGVPDVPAIAETVPGFESVGFYGISAPKGTPPEIVDALNKAVGEALKDPKLVARLAEVGGIPKPMTPAEFGRLVADETEKWRKVVEFAGVSVD; from the coding sequence ATGATCCGGTTCGCACGTGCCGCCTTGCTTGGTTTGGCCTGCTGTCTTGCTTCGCTCAGCCCCTCAACCGCATCCGACTATCCGAACCGGCCGGTGCGCTGGCTGATCGGGTTTGCCGCCGGCGGCCCGGTCGACATCGTCGCCCGCATCATGAGCCAGTGGCTGTCGGACCGTCTCGGCCAGCAATTCGTGGTCGAGAACCGCGCCGGCTCCGGCGGCAACATCGCGGCCGCCGCCGCGATCAACTCGCCGGCGGACGGTTACACGCTGCTATTCGTCGCGCCCAACAATGCGATCTCGGCCTCGCTCTACAAGAAGCTGCCCTACGACTTCCTGCGCGACACCACGCCGGTCGCCAGCATCATGCAACTCACCAACATGCTGGTGGTCTCGAATGCGATGCCGGTGAAGACGGTTCAGGAATTCATCGACTACTGCAGGGCCAACCCGGGCAAGATCGCCTACGCCTCGTCCGGCAACGGCACCTCGGTGCACATGTCGGCCGAGCTATTCAAGGCGATGACCAAATGCGACATGCAGCACGTGCCGTACCGCGGCTCGGCGATCGCCTTCCCCGACATCATCTCCAACAAGGTGCAGCTGATCTTCGACAACCTGCCATCTGCGCTGGAGCAGTCGCGCGGCGGCAGCGTCCGGGCGCTCGGCGTCACCTCGCCGACGCGCTGGCCGGGCGTGCCCGATGTGCCCGCGATCGCCGAGACCGTGCCGGGCTTCGAATCGGTCGGCTTCTACGGCATCTCCGCGCCGAAGGGCACGCCGCCGGAAATCGTCGATGCGCTGAACAAGGCGGTCGGCGAGGCTCTGAAGGACCCCAAGCTGGTGGCGCGACTCGCCGAGGTCGGCGGCATCCCGAAGCCGATGACCCCGGCCGAATTCGGCAGACTGGTGGCGGACGAGACCGAGAAATGGCGCAAGGTGGTGGAGTTCGCCGGCGTCTCGGTGGACTGA
- a CDS encoding autoinducer binding domain-containing protein, whose translation MGAREASVLHFIPSTVWRFAHVMSEWTSRYMRSRYELIDPVITQALQTAEPFQWCRDLERKAPSAAAPRYFGYRVHH comes from the coding sequence ATGGGAGCAAGGGAGGCATCCGTTTTGCATTTTATTCCTTCAACCGTCTGGCGGTTTGCACATGTCATGTCGGAGTGGACTTCTCGTTACATGCGGAGTCGATACGAGCTCATAGATCCTGTCATCACTCAAGCCCTTCAGACAGCCGAGCCTTTCCAGTGGTGCCGGGACTTGGAACGAAAAGCCCCATCCGCTGCGGCCCCCCGATACTTTGGGTATCGCGTCCATCACTAA
- a CDS encoding AAA family ATPase encodes MSRSLSIDGLGVDGVEVVSQDSDRVLYRTKRRGKDGGADAVLVLVPTVDRPSPSTVERLKREYELRHELALAGAIRPLELASRAGQTALVLEDPGGEPLQGLLGAAMDPKDFLHLALGTVAALGSVHRHGIVHKDIKPAHILVNCLDGRVRLTGFGIASRLRRERHGLGPPELIAGTFAYMAPEQTGRMNRSVDSRSDLYALGVTFYQMLTGQLPFVAADPMGWVNCHIAQRPVSVRERRPDISDAISAIVMKLLAKTAEDRYQTAIGVEEDLRRCLANVEIGSPSSSFPLGQNDVPDRLIIPEKLYGRLSEIRALLAAFDHVVRTGSTELVLISGYAGIGKSSVVGELHKSVVTPRGVVASGKCDPHQRNVPYFPVVQAFEGLVQSLLSTNDAELASWRLSLQEALGPNGRLVVDLVPELRLIVGEPPPVPELPAQQAQSRFQLTIRRFVAALARAEHPLILIIDDLQWVDAATLDLIEDLLTRSNLQHLLLVGAYRDNEVEANHPLIRRLERIRELDGRIRAIELSALTVHDLQQLIADTLHSELASVAQLAQIVYQKTGGNPFFVSQFVSLLAEEGSLTFDYTSARWSWDLERIRAMGCTDNVVDLMVGKLARLPIKTQAALRYLACLGNAAGTTLLSTILESTKEGVEAALWPALHLGLLERRADSYRFAHDRVQEAAYSMISEEERADYHLLIGHLMLTQTALERREEAIFDIVNQLNHGVARIDRDKREQLAELNLLAARRAKDSNAYASALSYLSAGAGLLSDHSQKRQLQLPLSFELIRAECEFLTGALTEAEQRLELLSARAITTADRAAITSLQIDLHTTFGRNERAVLVGLAYLNHLGCNWSLQPTDDEARRQYNHICSQLKDRTVEDLLKFPLLLAPEALATIDILLKMSTPAFLSDPNLWILAVCKVLSIGLEQGNSEGTCLAYVGLGLIAGKHFGDYENAFRFGQTGYELIERLGFTRLKPRIYLHFGAQLMLLTKHVRAGRELLRRAAELARENGDLLFAGYSDAVLVENMLASGDALLDAEKAAVAGLEFARKARFSPVVDWLGGLLGLIQMLRGRGPKFGSLGGDELEERKIESDLLDSGRTGRKYWIHKLRARFFAGEYAEALEIGRIVEKLLWSLPSPIEAADYYLYSSLSLSAHHGSVVSGDDPSTLETLISNHEELEALASACSENFADQAALVGAEIARIRGKDIEAMRLFESAIRSARSSGFVQNEALAHELAARFYLAHGLETVGRVHLQEARYCYKRWGADGKVLQLDALHPCLGALDRNPFGTRTIEQPIEHLDLAIVLQISQAIAGEIALERLVEKLTRLALAQAGAERAVLVLSEGMEERIVAEATANNDGGGARFQCRLDTALPRSVLQYVMRTRKTVILDDATVEPSFAADRYIQDRRARSVLCLPLVTQDKLVGAIYLENNLVPRAFVPTGTAVLKLLASQAAIALENARLYRELEEREAKIRRLVDANIVGICISGRDGGIFEANDAFLKIAGYEREDLSAGRLRWADLTGPARLGVATVPFAALEANGAVQQFEDEYVRRDGTRVPVMVGTAAIDERQDRWVTFVVDLTERKRAEAQARRMEKELAHANRVATMGQLTASIAHEVKQPIGAMVTNAQAAQRLLRAEPPDLEEAWEALMQIAQDGKRAGDVIDRIRGLVKRTSLSSKPLDINQGILEVVELTRGEAVKYGVCVRTDLSAHLPPVKGDRVELQQVVLNLVINAMEATQSVDDRSREVLIETAVDNSDVLVRVRDTGGGLSSFAIERLFTAFFTTKPGGLGLGLSICQSIIESHGGRLFAGANVPRGAVFQFTLPAIVD; translated from the coding sequence GTGAGTCGATCCCTTTCCATCGATGGCCTCGGCGTAGATGGGGTCGAGGTCGTGTCTCAGGATAGCGATCGAGTCTTGTACCGAACGAAGCGGCGAGGGAAAGATGGTGGGGCGGACGCCGTGCTCGTCTTGGTACCCACCGTGGATCGACCCTCGCCATCAACCGTGGAGCGGCTAAAGCGAGAATATGAGCTGAGGCACGAACTTGCGTTGGCAGGTGCCATTCGGCCTTTGGAGCTTGCGAGCAGAGCAGGGCAGACGGCCCTGGTGCTTGAGGATCCTGGCGGCGAGCCGCTCCAGGGACTGCTTGGCGCAGCCATGGATCCGAAGGACTTTCTTCATTTGGCGCTCGGCACCGTAGCTGCGTTAGGCTCTGTCCATCGGCACGGTATCGTTCACAAAGACATAAAGCCCGCTCATATACTGGTGAACTGCCTGGACGGACGGGTGCGTCTGACCGGGTTTGGCATCGCTTCGCGCTTGCGGCGCGAGCGACATGGCTTGGGACCGCCCGAATTGATCGCCGGCACATTTGCGTACATGGCCCCCGAGCAGACAGGACGCATGAACCGCTCGGTCGACTCTCGGAGTGATCTCTATGCACTCGGTGTCACCTTTTATCAGATGCTGACGGGGCAACTGCCCTTTGTCGCCGCAGACCCAATGGGGTGGGTGAACTGCCATATCGCTCAGCGACCGGTTTCCGTCCGTGAGCGAAGACCTGATATCTCGGACGCGATCTCCGCGATCGTGATGAAGCTGCTCGCGAAAACTGCCGAAGATCGCTACCAGACTGCAATTGGTGTGGAAGAAGATCTGAGACGCTGTCTGGCAAACGTCGAGATCGGCTCGCCGTCTTCGAGCTTTCCACTCGGTCAAAACGACGTCCCTGATCGGCTCATAATTCCGGAGAAATTGTATGGAAGGCTGAGCGAGATCCGGGCCCTGCTTGCGGCCTTCGATCATGTCGTGAGGACCGGCTCGACAGAACTCGTGCTGATCTCTGGTTACGCGGGGATCGGAAAGTCATCCGTTGTTGGCGAACTGCATAAGTCCGTGGTGACGCCCCGAGGCGTTGTCGCCTCTGGCAAATGCGACCCCCACCAGCGCAATGTTCCTTACTTTCCGGTGGTGCAGGCCTTTGAAGGGCTCGTACAATCACTTCTCAGCACTAACGACGCCGAGCTCGCTAGTTGGCGTCTCTCGCTTCAGGAGGCTTTAGGGCCCAATGGGCGACTTGTAGTGGATCTAGTCCCTGAGTTGAGGCTCATTGTTGGTGAACCACCGCCGGTGCCAGAACTTCCGGCGCAGCAGGCCCAAAGCCGGTTCCAGCTGACAATCCGACGCTTCGTCGCTGCTCTAGCTCGTGCGGAACATCCGCTGATCTTGATCATCGATGACCTGCAGTGGGTGGACGCGGCGACGCTGGATCTCATCGAGGATTTGCTAACCCGGTCCAATTTGCAACACCTGCTTTTGGTGGGTGCCTATCGAGATAACGAAGTCGAAGCCAACCACCCGTTGATAAGGCGACTCGAGAGGATACGTGAGCTCGACGGGAGGATCCGTGCGATCGAACTTTCTGCTCTGACGGTGCACGACTTGCAGCAGCTTATCGCAGACACACTCCACAGTGAGCTCGCAAGCGTAGCCCAGCTCGCGCAAATTGTTTATCAGAAGACGGGCGGCAATCCGTTTTTTGTCAGCCAATTTGTCTCTCTCCTGGCTGAGGAAGGCTCGCTTACATTCGACTATACCTCAGCGAGGTGGTCTTGGGATCTCGAGCGTATCCGCGCCATGGGATGTACCGACAACGTTGTGGATCTCATGGTCGGCAAGCTGGCACGTTTGCCCATTAAAACCCAGGCGGCGCTGCGATATCTGGCCTGTCTCGGCAATGCTGCCGGAACCACGCTGCTGTCTACGATCCTCGAGTCGACGAAGGAAGGCGTGGAGGCCGCACTGTGGCCGGCGCTCCATCTCGGTCTGTTGGAGCGGCGAGCCGATTCTTATCGGTTCGCGCATGATCGAGTTCAGGAGGCGGCGTATTCGATGATCTCCGAAGAGGAGCGTGCCGACTATCATCTTTTGATCGGCCATCTCATGCTCACTCAGACGGCGCTTGAGCGGCGTGAAGAGGCAATATTCGATATTGTCAATCAACTCAATCATGGCGTGGCGCGTATCGATCGTGACAAGCGCGAACAACTCGCTGAGCTCAACCTCCTCGCAGCACGGCGAGCAAAGGACTCGAATGCCTATGCATCTGCGCTCTCCTATCTCAGTGCAGGTGCTGGTCTGTTGTCAGACCATTCACAAAAGCGCCAGTTGCAGCTGCCGTTATCATTTGAGCTCATTCGCGCTGAATGCGAATTCCTGACCGGAGCGTTGACCGAAGCCGAGCAAAGATTGGAATTGCTCTCAGCTCGTGCTATCACTACCGCTGATCGGGCCGCTATTACGTCATTGCAGATTGATCTGCACACAACGTTTGGGCGAAATGAACGTGCCGTGCTTGTCGGTTTGGCGTATCTGAACCACCTCGGTTGCAACTGGAGTTTGCAGCCGACAGACGATGAAGCGCGTCGGCAGTACAATCACATTTGCTCGCAACTCAAGGACCGTACAGTCGAGGATTTGCTAAAATTCCCTCTCTTGCTGGCTCCCGAAGCGCTCGCGACGATCGATATCTTGCTCAAGATGTCAACGCCGGCTTTCCTTTCCGATCCTAATTTGTGGATATTGGCTGTATGCAAAGTTTTGAGCATTGGCTTAGAGCAAGGGAACAGCGAAGGGACGTGTCTGGCGTATGTGGGCCTCGGCCTGATCGCTGGAAAGCATTTCGGTGATTATGAGAACGCATTTCGATTCGGACAGACTGGCTATGAACTCATCGAAAGGCTCGGCTTCACTCGTCTAAAGCCACGCATATATCTGCATTTCGGCGCCCAGTTGATGTTGTTGACGAAACACGTGCGGGCGGGACGGGAACTATTACGACGAGCGGCGGAGTTGGCGAGGGAGAACGGGGATCTTCTTTTCGCCGGATACAGTGACGCTGTTCTAGTTGAGAATATGCTCGCGTCCGGGGACGCGCTCCTTGATGCAGAAAAGGCGGCGGTAGCCGGTCTTGAATTCGCGAGGAAAGCGAGGTTTAGCCCGGTCGTCGACTGGCTTGGGGGGCTGCTTGGCCTTATACAGATGCTCCGTGGGCGCGGTCCGAAATTTGGTTCTCTAGGCGGTGATGAGCTCGAAGAGCGCAAAATCGAAAGCGATTTGTTGGACAGTGGTCGGACCGGTCGGAAGTACTGGATACACAAGCTCCGGGCTCGCTTTTTCGCTGGCGAATATGCCGAGGCCCTTGAGATTGGGCGCATAGTCGAAAAACTGCTGTGGTCGCTACCCTCACCGATCGAAGCGGCCGACTACTACCTTTACAGTTCGCTCAGTCTGTCGGCCCACCATGGCTCTGTCGTTTCCGGTGATGATCCATCGACCCTAGAAACGCTCATATCTAATCACGAAGAACTTGAGGCTCTGGCGAGTGCTTGCTCCGAGAACTTCGCAGACCAAGCCGCTCTCGTTGGAGCTGAGATCGCACGTATTCGAGGAAAAGACATTGAGGCAATGCGTCTGTTCGAGTCGGCGATTCGATCTGCCCGCTCGAGCGGCTTCGTGCAAAATGAGGCGCTTGCGCATGAACTAGCCGCTCGATTCTATCTCGCTCATGGTCTTGAAACAGTGGGTCGCGTCCATCTCCAAGAGGCGCGGTACTGCTACAAGCGCTGGGGAGCAGATGGAAAGGTGCTTCAGCTAGACGCGTTGCATCCGTGCCTCGGGGCTCTGGATCGGAATCCCTTCGGAACGCGGACCATCGAGCAGCCGATCGAACACCTGGACTTGGCGATTGTGCTGCAAATATCACAGGCAATTGCCGGTGAGATTGCGCTCGAAAGGTTGGTAGAAAAGCTAACTCGACTGGCACTTGCTCAGGCAGGCGCTGAACGAGCGGTGCTCGTTCTGTCGGAGGGAATGGAAGAGCGGATTGTTGCCGAAGCGACCGCAAACAATGATGGCGGGGGAGCGCGTTTTCAATGCCGTCTGGATACGGCGTTGCCGAGATCAGTCCTACAATATGTCATGAGAACGCGAAAGACCGTCATTCTCGACGATGCCACGGTCGAACCGTCGTTCGCCGCTGATCGCTATATACAGGATCGGCGGGCACGCTCTGTTCTTTGTTTGCCTCTCGTGACGCAAGACAAACTAGTCGGAGCAATCTATCTTGAAAATAACCTTGTGCCCCGAGCATTTGTCCCGACCGGAACAGCGGTTCTCAAGCTGCTGGCATCTCAAGCGGCCATAGCTCTTGAGAACGCCCGATTGTATCGTGAGCTCGAAGAGCGGGAAGCCAAGATCCGGAGGTTGGTCGACGCCAACATTGTCGGAATATGCATCTCCGGCCGCGACGGTGGGATCTTCGAGGCAAACGATGCGTTCCTTAAGATCGCGGGATATGAGCGCGAAGACCTCTCTGCGGGGCGCCTTCGTTGGGCCGATCTGACGGGGCCAGCACGGCTCGGGGTCGCAACCGTTCCTTTCGCGGCGCTTGAAGCGAACGGTGCGGTCCAGCAATTCGAAGATGAATACGTCCGCAGGGACGGCACGCGCGTTCCGGTGATGGTTGGGACCGCTGCGATTGATGAGCGGCAAGACCGATGGGTGACTTTTGTTGTTGACCTAACCGAGCGTAAGCGCGCGGAAGCGCAAGCGCGACGCATGGAGAAGGAACTCGCACATGCGAATCGCGTCGCGACGATGGGGCAGCTCACAGCGTCAATAGCGCATGAAGTGAAGCAGCCGATTGGGGCAATGGTCACCAACGCTCAAGCGGCCCAGCGCTTGCTGCGCGCGGAGCCGCCAGATCTAGAGGAAGCGTGGGAAGCACTTATGCAGATCGCGCAGGACGGCAAGCGTGCCGGCGACGTCATCGACAGAATACGCGGCCTCGTTAAGCGGACTTCCTTGAGCAGCAAGCCGCTTGATATCAACCAGGGCATCCTCGAGGTTGTGGAGCTCACTCGTGGAGAAGCAGTCAAGTATGGCGTTTGCGTGCGCACTGACCTCTCAGCCCACCTTCCGCCCGTGAAGGGCGATCGGGTGGAACTGCAGCAGGTGGTGTTGAACCTCGTGATCAACGCGATGGAAGCGACGCAGAGCGTCGATGATCGTTCGCGAGAGGTGCTGATCGAGACCGCGGTTGACAATTCGGATGTCCTTGTAAGGGTACGGGATACGGGGGGCGGGCTATCGTCGTTTGCTATCGAAAGGCTCTTTACAGCATTCTTCACGACGAAGCCTGGCGGACTCGGGCTTGGCTTGTCGATCTGTCAATCAATTATCGAGTCGCATGGTGGGCGGCTATTTGCGGGCGCGAATGTTCCCCGCGGAGCGGTTTTTCAGTTCACTCTGCCCGCTATTGTTGATTAA
- a CDS encoding response regulator — MKRDRHVEVPTVLVVDDDVSLRGATVRLLKAMGFLARGFASAEELLSSPHLNEACCLIVDVAMPGMSGLDLQERLIAQGRLVPMVFITAFSDERVRSQAMKHGAIGFLTKPFDESVLLECVNEALKRRSDTDEA; from the coding sequence ATGAAGAGAGACCGTCACGTGGAAGTGCCGACGGTTTTGGTGGTTGATGATGACGTCTCGCTACGCGGGGCGACCGTGCGATTGCTCAAGGCGATGGGGTTTTTGGCGCGCGGTTTTGCGTCGGCGGAAGAGCTGTTATCGTCGCCTCATTTAAATGAGGCATGCTGCCTGATAGTAGATGTGGCCATGCCAGGGATGAGTGGTCTTGATCTGCAAGAGCGTTTGATTGCTCAAGGTCGGCTAGTCCCAATGGTCTTTATAACCGCCTTCTCTGACGAGCGGGTACGAAGTCAGGCTATGAAGCACGGAGCTATTGGCTTTCTAACCAAACCCTTTGATGAGTCTGTGCTTCTTGAATGTGTCAATGAGGCTTTGAAACGTCGGTCAGATACCGATGAGGCGTGA